In a single window of the Gossypium hirsutum isolate 1008001.06 chromosome D02, Gossypium_hirsutum_v2.1, whole genome shotgun sequence genome:
- the LOC107938707 gene encoding uncharacterized protein isoform X2, with the protein MANLVPGVLLKLLQHMNTDVKVAGEHRSSLLQVVSIVPALAGGELFPNQGFYLKVSDSSHATYVSLPDEHDDLILSDKIQLGQFIHVDRLESASPVPILRGVRPVPGRHPCVGSPEDIVATHSLGFLNNGSESGLGSKPGEKVKSPSKVVLGSGYGGEKGKSVGSRSNVGSKDDGTDKKTKPGSLTRTKSLLSKPALSVDVKKDSLGKLKALSSRSIPSSPTSCYSLPTSFEKFATRVKHQTEIKGMKKGSPKVGSLEKTNSFNGPSSTGKKAPVIKTLVHGIELGAKALRKSWEGNMEVKGKNHLNKPKATKHDTKGESRSTSAPRKSTSSEKLSSREETKLLASTRSLKEESKSQVSTRKAVGNGMSSDHDKQNKPKTHVGNKCGEPTNNGGLGNLVKVQINSKRLTDGSSVSWGSLPSSLSRLGKDVMRHRDAAQTAAIEALQEAAASESLLRCLSLYSDLTTSAKEDNPQPTVDQFLTLHASLNNARMVADSLSRTIPVGSSPESEGTISEEAVKVASDRRKYAVSWVQAALATSMSSFSVFTKEHHSNSSHGSAFVKSQKIIPANQNMLILENSAKNGSTKTQVKARPVVGSKLVAQGVLRKPGNGSALGPKAPVQPPPEIWTRGNGLDEVVDMADMLQMESQDWFLGFVEKFLDADVDTSALSDNGQIAGMLTQLKSVNDWLDEISSSKDEESAAAALGGGSQSSPPIRTVETKARK; encoded by the exons ATGGCAAATCTTGTTCCAGGGGTTCTTTTGAAGCTTTTACAACATATGAACACTGATGTTAAGGTTGCTGGTGAACATAGGTCATCATTATTGCAAGTAGTGAGTATAGTTCCTGCATTAGCAGGTGGTGAGTTGTTCCCTAACCAAGGTTTTTATCTTAAAGTTTCAGATTCATCTCATGCTACATATGTATCATTGCCTGATGAACATGATGATTTAATTCTTAGTGATAAGATCCAATTAGGTCAGTTTATACATGTAGACCGGTTAGAATCCGCTTCACCTGTTCCGATTCTTCGTGGGGTTCGACCAGTTCCCGGTCGGCACCCTTGTGTAGGAAGCCCTGAGGATATTGTTGCAACTCATTCTCTTGGGTTCCTCAATAATGGTAGTGAAAGTGGGTTGGGTTCAAAACCTGGAGAGAAAGTTAAGTCACCATCAAAAGTGGTGTTAGGTAGTGGTTATGGTGGAGAGAAAGGGAAATCTGTTGGGAGTAGATCAAATGTTGGATCAAAGGATGATGGAACGGATAAGAAAACAAAACCAGGTTCTTTGACTCGAACGAAGTCTTTATTGAGTAAACCGGCATTGAGTGTGGATGTGAAGAAGGATTCTTTAGGGAAATTGAAAGCATTAAGTTCGCGGTCGATCCCTTCGTCCCCGACAAGTTGTTACTCGTTGCCAACTTCTTTCGAGAAGTTTGCAACCAGGGTTAAGCATCAAACTGAAATAAAGGGGATGAAGAAAGGAAGTCCCAAGGTGGGATCTTTGGAGAAGACAAATTCCTTTAATGGGCCGAGTTCAACTGGAAAGAAAGCACCTGTCATCAAAACTTTGGTTCATGGGATTGAATTAGGGGCGAAGGCTTTGAGAAAGAGCTGGGAAGGGAATATGGAAGTAAAGGGTAAGAACCATTTGAACAAACCAAAGGCGACCAAGCATGACACCAAGGGAGAATCTCGGAGCACTTCG GCTCCAAGGAAAAGCACATCAAGTGAAAAGTTGTCGTCCAGGGAGGAGACTAAGCTCCTGGCATCTACCAGGTCGTTAAAAGAGGAGAGCAAATCTCAGGTGTCAACTAGGAAAGCCGTGGGAAATGGAATGTCGAGTGACCATGATAAACAAAACAAGCCCAAAACGCATGTTGGGAATAAATGTGGAGAACCAACTAATAATGGTGGCCTTGGAAACTTGGTTAAGGTTCAGATCAATAGTAAAAGATTGACAGATGGAAGTAGTGTTTCATGGGGCTCACTCCCCTCTTCACTTTCGAGGCTCGGGAAG GACGTCATGAGACACCGGGATGCAGCGCAAACAGCTGCAATAGAAGCTTTACAAGAGGCTGCTGCTTCTGAGAGCTTACTTCGATgtttaag CTTATATTCTGATCTTACTACCTCGGCCAAGGAAGACAACCCTCAGCCGACCGTGGATCAGTTCTTGACTCTCCATGCAAGCTTGAATAATGCTCGCATGGTTGCAGATTCTTTATCGAGAACCATCCCAGTCGGTTCATCTCCGGAGTCAGAAGGTACCATATCAGAAGAGGCAGTAAAAGTCGCATCAGATAGACGGAAATACGCAGTTTCATGGGTGCAAGCCGCATTGGCTACCAGTATGTCATCATTCTCTGTATTTACCAAAGAACATCATTCAAACTCGAGTCATGGTTCAGCTTTTGTAAAAAGCCAGAAGATCATCCCTGCCAACCAAAACATGTTAATTCTCGAAAATTCGGCTAAGAACGGTTCCACAAAAACCCAAGTAAAAGCCCGTCCAGTTGTTGGTTCTAAGCTTGTAGCACAAGGTGTTCTTCGTAAACCTGGGAATGGTTCAGCTCTTGGTCCCAAGGCTCCGGTTCAACCACCACCTGAAATATGGACAAGGGGAAATGGCCTTGATGAAGTTGTTGACATGGCGGATATGTTGCAAATGGAATCCCAAGATTGGTTCCTAGGATTTGTCGAGAAATTCTTGGATGCCGATGTAGACACATCTGCTCTATCCGACAACGGTCAAATAGCCGGGATGTTGACACAGCTCAAGAGTGTTAATGACTGGTTAGACGAAATTAGTTCGAGTAAAGACGAAG AGTCTGCCGCCGCAGCTCTAGGTGGTGGATCACAGTCGTCACCTCCCATCCGAACAGTTGAAACAAAAGCGAGAAAGTAA
- the LOC107938718 gene encoding calreticulin-3: protein MGKLVPNRSFFLLFFLFLHFLLFDFALSEIFFEERFEDGWKSRWVLSDWKRSEGKAGTFKHTAGKWSGDPDDKGIQTYNDAKHYAISAKIPEFSNKNRTLVVQYSIKIEQDIECGGGYIKLLSGYVNQKKFGGDTPYSFMFGPDICGTQTKKLHVILSYQGQNYPIRKDLQCETDKLTHFYTFILRPDASYSVLIDNRERETGSMYTDWDILPPRKIKDVKAKKPADWDDREYIEDPNDVKPEGYDKIPAQIPDPKAKEPDDWDDEEDGIWKPPKIPNPAYKGPWKRKKIKNPNYKGKWKTPWIDNPEFEDDPDLYVLRPIKYVGIEVWQVKAGSVFDNILICDDPQYAREVVEDIWARNREAEKEAFEEAEKERRAREEEEAKRAREEGEKRRRERDHRHRDRRHRRRHDPRDYLDDYHDEL from the exons ATGGGCAAACTTGTTCCCAATCGCtcgtttttccttttatttttcctttttcttcactTTCTCCTCTTCGATTTCGCTCTCTCTGAGATTTTCTTCGAAGAACGCTTCGAAG ATGGGTGGAAGAGCCGATGGGTGCTGTCAGATTGGAAAAGGAGTGAGGGAAAAGCCGGCACCTTTAAGCACACCGCCGGCAAGTGGTCTGGCGATCCTGATGATAAGG GTATTCAGACTTATAATGATGCCAAACATTATGCCATCTCTGCTAAGATACCAGAGTTTAGCAACAAAAACAGAACTCTAGTGGTCCAGTATTCTATTAAAATTGAACAAGACATTGAATGTGGTGGTGGTTACATCAAGCTTCTCTCCGGTTATGTAAACCAAAAGAAATTTGGTGGCGACACTCCTTACAG TTTCATGTTCGGACCAGATATTTGTGGCACACAGACCAAAAAGCTCCATGTTATACTATCCTACCAGGGACAAAATTATCCTATTAGAAAGGATCTACAATGTGAAACGGACAAGCTAACTCACTTTTACACATTTATTCTAAGGCCTGATGCCTCTTATAGCGTCTTAATTGATAACAGAGAGAGAGAAACAGGCAGCATGTATACTGATTGGGATATCCTTCCTCCACGAAAAATAAAGGATGTTAAAGCCAAAAAG CCTGCAGATTGGGATGATAGAGAATACATTGAGGATCCTAATGATGTCAAACCGGAG GGATATGATAAAATTCCAGCTCAGATTCCAGATCCAAAGGCAAAAGAG CCTGATGACTGGGATGATGAAGAGGATGGTATTTGGAAACCACCTAAGATCCCAAACCCAGCATACAAAGGACCATGGAAGCGTAAG AAAATCAAGAACCCCAACTACAAGGGAAAGTGGAAGACTCCATGGATTGATAACCCAG AGTTCGAAGATGATCCGGACCTCTATGTGCTGAGACCAATAAAATATGTGGGTATTGAAGTCTGGCAG GTAAAGGCTGGTTCGGTTTTTGACAACATATTGATTTGTGATGACCCACAATATGCAAGAGAAGTTGTAGAAGATATATGGGCCAGGAATAGGGAG GCCGAAAAGGAAGCCTTTGAAGAAGCAGAGAAAGAACGAAGAGCCCGGGAAGAGGAG GAAGCCAAAAGAGCTAGAGAGGAAGGTGAAAAGCGGAGAAGAGAGAGGGACCACCGACATAGAGACAGGAGGCACCGTAGAAGG CACGATCCTCGTGATTATCTGGACGATTACCAT GATGAACTATGA
- the LOC107938707 gene encoding uncharacterized protein isoform X1 has translation MANLVPGVLLKLLQHMNTDVKVAGEHRSSLLQVVSIVPALAGGELFPNQGFYLKVSDSSHATYVSLPDEHDDLILSDKIQLGQFIHVDRLESASPVPILRGVRPVPGRHPCVGSPEDIVATHSLGFLNNGSESGLGSKPGEKVKSPSKVVLGSGYGGEKGKSVGSRSNVGSKDDGTDKKTKPGSLTRTKSLLSKPALSVDVKKDSLGKLKALSSRSIPSSPTSCYSLPTSFEKFATRVKHQTEIKGMKKGSPKVGSLEKTNSFNGPSSTGKKAPVIKTLVHGIELGAKALRKSWEGNMEVKGKNHLNKPKATKHDTKGESRSTSAPRKSTSSEKLSSREETKLLASTRSLKEESKSQVSTRKAVGNGMSSDHDKQNKPKTHVGNKCGEPTNNGGLGNLVKVQINSKRLTDGSSVSWGSLPSSLSRLGKDVMRHRDAAQTAAIEALQEAAASESLLRCLSLYSDLTTSAKEDNPQPTVDQFLTLHASLNNARMVADSLSRTIPVGSSPESEGTISEEAVKVASDRRKYAVSWVQAALATSMSSFSVFTKEHHSNSSHGSAFVKSQKIIPANQNMLILENSAKNGSTKTQVKARPVVGSKLVAQGVLRKPGNGSALGPKAPVQPPPEIWTRGNGLDEVVDMADMLQMESQDWFLGFVEKFLDADVDTSALSDNGQIAGMLTQLKSVNDWLDEISSSKDEGETLPHVSLETVDRLRKKIYDYLLTHVESAAAALGGGSQSSPPIRTVETKARK, from the exons ATGGCAAATCTTGTTCCAGGGGTTCTTTTGAAGCTTTTACAACATATGAACACTGATGTTAAGGTTGCTGGTGAACATAGGTCATCATTATTGCAAGTAGTGAGTATAGTTCCTGCATTAGCAGGTGGTGAGTTGTTCCCTAACCAAGGTTTTTATCTTAAAGTTTCAGATTCATCTCATGCTACATATGTATCATTGCCTGATGAACATGATGATTTAATTCTTAGTGATAAGATCCAATTAGGTCAGTTTATACATGTAGACCGGTTAGAATCCGCTTCACCTGTTCCGATTCTTCGTGGGGTTCGACCAGTTCCCGGTCGGCACCCTTGTGTAGGAAGCCCTGAGGATATTGTTGCAACTCATTCTCTTGGGTTCCTCAATAATGGTAGTGAAAGTGGGTTGGGTTCAAAACCTGGAGAGAAAGTTAAGTCACCATCAAAAGTGGTGTTAGGTAGTGGTTATGGTGGAGAGAAAGGGAAATCTGTTGGGAGTAGATCAAATGTTGGATCAAAGGATGATGGAACGGATAAGAAAACAAAACCAGGTTCTTTGACTCGAACGAAGTCTTTATTGAGTAAACCGGCATTGAGTGTGGATGTGAAGAAGGATTCTTTAGGGAAATTGAAAGCATTAAGTTCGCGGTCGATCCCTTCGTCCCCGACAAGTTGTTACTCGTTGCCAACTTCTTTCGAGAAGTTTGCAACCAGGGTTAAGCATCAAACTGAAATAAAGGGGATGAAGAAAGGAAGTCCCAAGGTGGGATCTTTGGAGAAGACAAATTCCTTTAATGGGCCGAGTTCAACTGGAAAGAAAGCACCTGTCATCAAAACTTTGGTTCATGGGATTGAATTAGGGGCGAAGGCTTTGAGAAAGAGCTGGGAAGGGAATATGGAAGTAAAGGGTAAGAACCATTTGAACAAACCAAAGGCGACCAAGCATGACACCAAGGGAGAATCTCGGAGCACTTCG GCTCCAAGGAAAAGCACATCAAGTGAAAAGTTGTCGTCCAGGGAGGAGACTAAGCTCCTGGCATCTACCAGGTCGTTAAAAGAGGAGAGCAAATCTCAGGTGTCAACTAGGAAAGCCGTGGGAAATGGAATGTCGAGTGACCATGATAAACAAAACAAGCCCAAAACGCATGTTGGGAATAAATGTGGAGAACCAACTAATAATGGTGGCCTTGGAAACTTGGTTAAGGTTCAGATCAATAGTAAAAGATTGACAGATGGAAGTAGTGTTTCATGGGGCTCACTCCCCTCTTCACTTTCGAGGCTCGGGAAG GACGTCATGAGACACCGGGATGCAGCGCAAACAGCTGCAATAGAAGCTTTACAAGAGGCTGCTGCTTCTGAGAGCTTACTTCGATgtttaag CTTATATTCTGATCTTACTACCTCGGCCAAGGAAGACAACCCTCAGCCGACCGTGGATCAGTTCTTGACTCTCCATGCAAGCTTGAATAATGCTCGCATGGTTGCAGATTCTTTATCGAGAACCATCCCAGTCGGTTCATCTCCGGAGTCAGAAGGTACCATATCAGAAGAGGCAGTAAAAGTCGCATCAGATAGACGGAAATACGCAGTTTCATGGGTGCAAGCCGCATTGGCTACCAGTATGTCATCATTCTCTGTATTTACCAAAGAACATCATTCAAACTCGAGTCATGGTTCAGCTTTTGTAAAAAGCCAGAAGATCATCCCTGCCAACCAAAACATGTTAATTCTCGAAAATTCGGCTAAGAACGGTTCCACAAAAACCCAAGTAAAAGCCCGTCCAGTTGTTGGTTCTAAGCTTGTAGCACAAGGTGTTCTTCGTAAACCTGGGAATGGTTCAGCTCTTGGTCCCAAGGCTCCGGTTCAACCACCACCTGAAATATGGACAAGGGGAAATGGCCTTGATGAAGTTGTTGACATGGCGGATATGTTGCAAATGGAATCCCAAGATTGGTTCCTAGGATTTGTCGAGAAATTCTTGGATGCCGATGTAGACACATCTGCTCTATCCGACAACGGTCAAATAGCCGGGATGTTGACACAGCTCAAGAGTGTTAATGACTGGTTAGACGAAATTAGTTCGAGTAAAGACGAAGGTGAGACACTTCCGCATGTTTCGTTAGAAACAGTTGATCGGCTTCGgaagaaaatatatgattatcttCTTACACATGTAGAGTCTGCCGCCGCAGCTCTAGGTGGTGGATCACAGTCGTCACCTCCCATCCGAACAGTTGAAACAAAAGCGAGAAAGTAA